In a genomic window of Phycisphaeraceae bacterium:
- a CDS encoding GTP-binding protein, which yields MAKETFERSKPHCNVGTIGHIDHGKTTLTGALLAVQSAKGLANFKSYADIAKGGTVRDDTKTVTIAVSHVEYESENRHYAHIDCPGHADFIKNMITGAAQMDGAILVVNAADGPMPQTREHILLARQVGVPAIVVFLNKVDQVDDEELLELVEMEVRELLSSYDFPGDDIPVVKGSALAALEDSNAEIGEKAIRELMAAVDEAIPTPERPIDQPFLMPIEDV from the coding sequence ATGGCCAAGGAAACGTTTGAACGATCAAAGCCGCACTGCAACGTAGGTACGATTGGGCATATTGACCACGGAAAGACAACCCTTACGGGTGCGTTGCTGGCCGTGCAGTCTGCCAAGGGGCTTGCCAACTTCAAGTCGTACGCCGATATCGCCAAGGGCGGTACGGTTCGTGACGATACGAAGACGGTGACCATTGCTGTGAGTCACGTGGAGTACGAGTCCGAGAATCGGCACTATGCTCACATTGACTGCCCCGGCCACGCCGACTTCATCAAGAACATGATCACCGGTGCGGCCCAGATGGACGGCGCGATCCTGGTTGTGAACGCGGCTGACGGCCCGATGCCGCAGACGCGCGAGCACATCCTTCTGGCCCGCCAGGTCGGCGTTCCGGCGATCGTTGTGTTCCTGAACAAGGTCGACCAGGTCGACGACGAGGAACTGCTCGAACTGGTCGAGATGGAGGTGCGCGAGCTTCTGTCGTCCTACGACTTCCCTGGCGACGACATTCCGGTGGTCAAGGGCTCGGCGCTGGCCGCGCTTGAAGACAGCAACGCCGAGATCGGCGAGAAGGCGATCCGCGAGCTGATGGCCGCCGTCGACGAGGCCATCCCGACGCCCGAGCGTCCGATCGACCAGCCGTTCCTGATGCCGATCGAGGACGTG